A stretch of the Myripristis murdjan chromosome 24, fMyrMur1.1, whole genome shotgun sequence genome encodes the following:
- the LOC115355700 gene encoding uncharacterized protein LOC115355700 has protein sequence MGEAQSGSCNDFVEDCIFCTIASNQDKYTTIIKQNDELACFRDICPAAPHHYLVIPKQHIISCRSLQSTHVGLVERMAGMGRVVLHDRGITDMSDIRLGFHRPPYTSVDHLHLHVLAPASKISHFMLHKFTPGTDRFVNEDHLRRCLLKAAPKTSIRQIQDCLLCDIASEQTDKEILLSNNELVCFHDANPGCTHHYLVVPRMHVGNCKTLQKEHIPLVEQMQEMGRSLLEKKKVSDLDDIRMGFHLPPYSSVAHLHLHVLAPASQMSSRSLTRYGPHSYWFITVDKVLHQLKIHGQVK, from the exons ATGGGGGAAGCGCAGTCCGGCTCCTGTAATGATTTTGTAGAAGACTGTATTTTCTGTACGATCGCGAGCAACCAAGATAAATACACGACCATCATTAAACAG AATGATGAGCTGGCCTGCTTCAGGGACATCTGCCCCGCCGCCCCACACCACTACCTGGTCATCCCCAAACAGCACATCATCAGCTGCCGCTCCCTCCAGAGCACGCACGTCGGCCTCG TTGAAAGGATGGCTGGTATGGGGAGAGTTGTGCTCCATGATCGTGGCATCACCGATATGAGTGACATAAG GCTGGGCTTCCACCGACCCCCCTACACCTCAGTAGatcacctccacctccatgtGCTCGCCCCTGCCAGCAAGATCTCTCACTTTATGTTGCATAAGTTCACTCCAGGCACAGACAGATTTGTTAAT GAAGACCACCTGCGCAGGTGTCTCTTGAAAGCCGCTCCCAAAACCTCAATCAG ACAGATCCAAGACTGCCTGCTCTGTGACATAGCCAGTGAGCAGACggacaaggaaatcctgctgagt AATAATGAGctggtgtgttttcatgacGCCAACCCTGGCTGCACACATCATTATCTGGTTGTTCCCAGAATGCACGTCGGCAACTGCAAAACACTCCAAAAGGAACACATACCTCTAG TGGAACAGATGCAGGAAATGGGAAGGAGCTTATTAGAGAAGAAGAAAGTCAGCGACCTGGATGACATCAG GATGGGCTTTCATCTGCCTCCGTACTCTTCCGTTGCCCACCTGCATCTCCACGTTCTGGCTCCAGCCAGTCAGATGAGCTCCAGGTCGCTCACTCGCTACGGCCCTCACTCCTATTGGTTCATCACA GTAGACAAAGTGCTGCATCAGTTAAAGATTCACGGCCAAGTCAAGTGA